A single Vanessa atalanta chromosome 25, ilVanAtal1.2, whole genome shotgun sequence DNA region contains:
- the LOC125073665 gene encoding plastin-2: MADNSKLTDEELADIREQFSQLDTSGNGSIDLKELKDALDSVGYKIPHWKVRCMIEEYYDNGGKSGRGVNGSMNGDARKNGISLTEFEELCANLKAQQVSSTFKQAVSKKENLEHLGGMSEASSDGTTHSVRLEEQMAFSGWINSNLEHDPDLKHLLPIDPEGKQLYEKLKDGLILCKVINHSCPDTIDERAINKKNLTLYTKHENLTLALVSSQAIGCNIVNIDAHDLAKGKPHLVLGLLWQIIRIGLFNQITLEHCPGLTELLNDQERIEDLLALSPEAILLRWVNHQLQSAGVTRRCTNFQQDVADSEIYSYLLKQIAPDDAGVTLDALRESDLLRRAEVMLQQAAKLRCRAFVTAADVVGGVYKLNLAFVANLFNQHPGLQRQAADNDTYHQLDETREEKTYRNWMNSMGVAPHVNWLYSDLTDGLVIFQLYDIIKPGIVNWKKVHRQFSKLRKFMERLENCNYAVELGRQLGFSLVGIAGADINEGNATLTLALIWQLMRAYTLSVLTRLANTGNPIIEREIVQWVNTKLNSAGKTSSIKSFQDEVLADGKVVLDLIDAIKPGAINYDLVLHGGTEEDKLANAKYAISMARRCGARVYALPEDITERKPKMIMTVFACLMALDYIPTMDAPTLPSGVQVVDNSDLEQGSFLDNNLEPVEVVDHAEDTEEINDSGLRVQIVEKPMLPPKPENLSPLPRSISVTSAKEEL, encoded by the exons CTCGACACAAGCGGCAACGGCAGTATTGACTTAAAGGAACTGAAAGATGCGTTAGACAGCGTTGGATACAAAATTCCACATTGGAAG GTTCGCTGTATGATCGAAGAGTATTACGATAATGGTGGAAAGAGTGGTCGTGGCGTCAACGGTAGCATGAACGGCGATGCGAGGAAGAATGGCATCTCTCTCACAGAATTCGAAGAACTATGTGCCAATCTCAAAGCACAGCAG GTCTCCAGTACATTCAAACAGGCGGTCAGTAAAAAGGAGAACCTTGAACACTTGGGCGGCATGAGTGAAGCGTCCAGCGACg gtacaACGCACTCAGTTCGTCTCGAAGAACAGATGGCGTTCTCTGGCTGGATAAATAGCAACCTGGAACACGATCCAGACTTAAAACATTTACTGCCTATCGACCCTGAGGGCAAACAGTTGTACGAAAAGCTAAAAGATGGTCTTATTTTATG CAAAGTAATCAACCACTCCTGCCCAGACACAATCGACGAGAGGGCCATCAACAAGAAGAACCTTACTCTCTACACCAAGCATGAGAACCTCACCCTGGCACTGGTCTCGTCCCAGGCTATTGgttgtaatattgttaatatcgATGCCCACGATTTGGCTAAAG gCAAACCTCATTTGGTGCTCGGCCTTTTATGGCAAATTATTCGTATTGGTCTCTTCAACCAGATCACACTGGAACACTGTCCTGGTCTCACAGAACTGCTCAATGACcag GAACGTATCGAAGATCTTCTCGCTCTGTCTCCAGAAGCAATCCTTCTTCGCTGGGTTAATCACCAGTTGCAGAGCGCTGGAGTTACAAGACGCTGTACCAACTTCCAGCAGGACGTAGCTGATTCAGAGATATATTCATACCTGCTTAAACAAATTGCACCTGATGATGCTGGAGTCACACTTGATGCCTTGCGG GAGTCCGACCTACTCCGTCGTGCGGAGGTGATGCTGCAGCAGGCTGCCAAGCTGCGTTGTCGCGCCTTCGTGACGGCCGCCGACGTCGTGGGTGGAGTCTACAAGCTGAACTTGGCCTTCGTTGCCAATCTTTTCAACCAGCACCCTGGTCTGCAACGACAAGCCGCAGACAACGACACTTACCACCAGCTCGATGAGACACGAGAAGAGAAGA CGTACCGTAATTGGATGAACTCGATGGGCGTGGCTCCGCACGTCAACTGGTTGTACTCCGACCTAACTGACGGACTCGTCATCTTCCAGCTCTACGATATTATTAAGCCCGGCATTGTTAATTGGAAGAAG GTACACCGTCAATTCTCAAAACTCCGCAAGTTCATGGAGCGACTTGAGAACTGCAACTACGCAGTGGAACTCGGGAGACAACTGGGCTTCTCATTAGTTGGTATCGCTGGAGCTGACATCAATGAGGGAAACGCAACACTTACCCTTG CGCTAATCTGGCAGCTGATGCGTGCGTACACGCTGTCGGTGCTGACGCGGCTCGCCAACACCGGCAACCCCATCATCGAGCGTGAGATCGTCCAGTGGGTCAACACCAAGCTCAATTCCGCCGGAAAAACATCCTCCATCAAGAGTTTCCAG gaTGAAGTTTTAGCAGATGGCAAGGTGGTGCTGGACTTGATAGATGCCATCAAACCTGGTGCCATCAATTATGACCTGGTACTCCACGGTGGTACTGAAGAg GACAAACTGGCGAACGCGAAGTACGCGATATCGATGGCGCGGCGCTGCGGCGCGCGCGTGTACGCGCTGCCCGAGGACATCACCGAGCGGAAGCCCAAGATGATCATGACGGTGTTCGCCTGCCTCATGGCGCTCGACTACATCCCCACCATGGACGCGCCCACGCTGCC gtcTGGCGTACAAGTTGTAGACAACAGTGATTTAGAGCAAGGATCATTTCTAGATAATAATTTGGAACCCGTCGAAGTCGTGGACCACGCTGAAGACACTGAGGAGATTAATGACTCGGGCTTGAGAGTTCAAATTGTCGAAAAACCGATGTTACCACCGAAACCAGAAAATTTGTCGCCATTACCACGATCCATTTCTGTCACCTCCGCCAAGGAGGAATTGTAA